The stretch of DNA CATATGCAGAACGGAAGAAACAGCGAATCTTTGGCAAGAGTGATTGTGTAGACCGGAACAATGGGGAACAACGCAAAGAACGCCAGGATGGCGACGCAGAAACGGCGGGTCAGGCCGATATGACGACAATAGAGCACAACTGCGGAAAGAGAGAATGCCATGACCAGGGCTTGAAGAAGGGACAACAGAAACAGCCCGAAATCTCCGCTGCCCAGCAGATTGCCGAGATCGACGAACAACCCGTAAATCGCGGTATCCAACACCGGATGATGGTCCGAAAGATGAGAACCGTCGTTAAACAGGTTCGGCAGCTTGAACCACTGCAGCAACTGCTGCTGCGTATCATACCAAAGCACTCCGGGATAGGTGATCACCAGATACGGCACCCAGCACAAGAACATCACCGCGGCTACGAGGCACAGCTGCGTTGCCGTCGATTCATAGGTGAACCAACGCTTTCCTTTCGAACCCACACTTGAAGCACTGATTTCACGGTCCCTGCCAAGCCAGGCAAGGACGCTCTCCCCGATTTTCGCCAGCACACAGAACGCCAAGGTATAGATCAACGCGTGAAAGAGGTAAATCAAGGAAAAAACGAGCTTGTCCTCGTCTTTGAGCGCATCCACCATCGCAGCCAGCACACCGCAGACAAGCGCAATCAGCATCAACGGCCAACGGTGCACAAGTCGTTTTACGATATCCATTTTCCGACTTTCTATAAACCGACAAAACAATAATCCAAATATATCCGCTTTTGTATTCCGCAGAACTCAAGCCAACAGAACCGCAGAAAACAAATCCCGCAAATCCGACGAATCACTTCCGGTCAAGACGCAAAGCGTGATATAGCGGTTTCTTACATACGGCAATCAGCTGTTTGCCGACCATGACCGCAATCACTGTAATGGCATAAACACACACCGCATAGAACAGAGGATGGCGACCGAGGAACGCAGCTGAATTGGGTTCCATACTCGCGCCTACCCAGTCAATGAGCAGAATATGGAAAAGATAGACTCCAAGCGATGCCGAGGAAAGCAACTTCAGCACCTTCATCACTCCGGCACCAAAATGCTGCAACCAAGGTTCCAACGACTGTGCAAGCAGGAAAAGCGAGAAGGCCTGCAATACACAGAACGGCGAGCTCATGCCCACATAATAGTTATCATAATGTGCCGAAAGTCCGGAAGGCTTATGATACCCGTTTGCCCACAACCCCAGAAACGCCATCGCACAGACCGAAAGAACCAATATAGCCAAGGCGACGGGCACTTGATGTTTGATGGGTTCCCAGTAACGGTGGAAGTAGTACCCGCCGACGAAATAGAGCAACGACACCGAAGCGAACAGCGGCCAACCGAACAAGGTGTCAAAATATTTTGCAGACATCCCCAACCGCTCCGCAAATGGAATGCATATTCCGACCGCCAGCAGCAACGCCAGAAGATATTGCGTGGCACGCTTGTGCTGCATCACATACGACAGAAGAGGAGTCAGAACATAGAGATAGATGATCGAATAGAAGAACCAATAGACGTCATTGATATCGTTGGTCAGGAACCTCTTGACAAAATCCACTATTCCCGCGGTGCCGGCATATTTATCGGCCCCATAAAAAGCGTACGGAAAAACCGCAAACAGAATGTAACAAAACACACTGCCCAGCAGCAGCGCCCGACCCACACGCCAGAGACGCTTGCGGAAAAAGGTCTTGGTCGAGTAACGCTCACGATAGCCCAGAAGGTTCATACCGCTGATCATGAAGAAAATCGGAACGGCGAAAATGGCAAAAGCCTGCAACACCACCATCTCCGTCCAAGTCCTGTTGGGCTGAGGCGTGAAAACCGGCAACGTGGTGTGCAGAATCACGACGGCAAAGCATGAAAGGATATTGAGCATATAGACAAACCGAAGTCTGCGAGGC from Bifidobacterium sp. ESL0800 encodes:
- a CDS encoding acyltransferase, with the protein product MLNILSCFAVVILHTTLPVFTPQPNRTWTEMVVLQAFAIFAVPIFFMISGMNLLGYRERYSTKTFFRKRLWRVGRALLLGSVFCYILFAVFPYAFYGADKYAGTAGIVDFVKRFLTNDINDVYWFFYSIIYLYVLTPLLSYVMQHKRATQYLLALLLAVGICIPFAERLGMSAKYFDTLFGWPLFASVSLLYFVGGYYFHRYWEPIKHQVPVALAILVLSVCAMAFLGLWANGYHKPSGLSAHYDNYYVGMSSPFCVLQAFSLFLLAQSLEPWLQHFGAGVMKVLKLLSSASLGVYLFHILLIDWVGASMEPNSAAFLGRHPLFYAVCVYAITVIAVMVGKQLIAVCKKPLYHALRLDRK